GCATATTAAAGGATGTACCAGTATCAGGAGCAGCGCTTCCGTTAAGTAGAGAATTAACCGTTAACAAAGCCAGCAGTATGAATAGCACAATCGACTCTCTCCTATTGTCAGTTGCAGGTTCCATCACTCTAAACATTTGTGGTGAACAGTTTATAGAATTGATTACGTCCACTTTAGGCCAGTTTTTTGAGGCATTATATATAATACTGACCTGACCCCCTATAATAGAGTCATAGTATAACATAGATTATTGGATACGGGACTCACCTCGAGCTATGGTCAACATGCTGAGAATATTTGGTTTTTTTGACCCTCATTAAAAGGCTGAACCGGGTGAAGTAAAGCTTTCTGACTTTTTAAAATGATTCTCGCATAATACTCCGGCTCGTGTTATCTACCGCCGAATAGGATCTGAATCCGTTGCGTCGTCAAGAGACATAAACCATAGGTATTTAAACACTCATCCCTGAAACTGTCAATCCCAGAGGAGGATTTTTCTATGAAGCGAAGCAAGTTCTCAGAGCAGCAAATTGCTTTCATACTGAAGCAAGCGGAAGAAGGAAGGGTACTTATACGCCAGGCTAAGGTATCTGGCCGATACGGAGCAATCGGTATGAAGTTCATAGCGAATGTGTATAATGATTTAGAGGCACTATATTTCGACAGGAATGTCTATCCAATGCTTATGTAGTATGTTGAATACGCCATGTTCGAGGCATGGACGTGCAACCTCAGCGGTTTGCCCGTTTCGCAAGATGTTTGGCGGAGGATAGTCCTCGCCGCTAGGGAAAACGGTTAAGGCATGATCTGGTCGCAGACCATGTACAGCGACGTTGTGCTGCAAAAACTCAATAGCCTAGATATGGGGAAGCCTATCCAGTCCATGGTTTATTTGAGCGGAGCGTATCAGCGCAACTGGGAGCGCGGCAAGATAGTCGTAAACCCCAACGATACGAAGACCGTAACGGTCTCCCTAGGGGGCAATTATAAAGACGTGCAAACGGGAAGCATAGTGAACAGCGTCACGCTCGGTCCAAAGAAAGGAAAGATTTTTGTATTTCCCTAGTCGATCACAGGTCTGCGTGAGAGTTTAATACTTGTTTAATATATAGCAGGCACCGGTTAGAGCCGGTGCCTGTCTGTTTAATTGAGTATAAACTTTCGGGCGGCATGAGCGCGTTATGACCCATTGTTTCATGCGACCTGCATTTGTGCTATATTTTATAATATAAAAACCAACCGATATGACAGCGCTTCCAATAAGAACGGCATGTTATATCTACCTGCGAATAAATAAAGCTTAATGAAAATAGCACTTATCGATCCCTCGGTTTATACCTGGCTCTACGATGTGAGGCTGGCGCAGGGGTTGGCTTCAATCGGTCATGACGTCGCTATATATGGGTCTGAGCTGCCGAAACCCTTCACAGGCACGGACAGGCGTTTCCTGAAACGCCATTTTTATCCGGGCCTTGCGCATCCGGCGATTCATAAATTGCCGAAACGGGCATTTCTTGTTTTAAAGGGTATTAGCCATATCGAATCCATGATACGGCTCTTGTGGGTTCTTCACCGCGTGCGGCCCGACGTTATTCATTTTCAATGGGCACCTCTGGCCGTGGTGGACATGCGTTTCATTCCATTGTTCCGGTGCATCGCGCCTATAGTTCTGACCGTGCACGATTCGATACCTTTCAACAATAATGCCAGAACACGACTGCAATATCTGGGCGCTGTCGAGATTATGAAACTATTCGATCAGTTGATCGTCCACACAGTATCGGCGCGTGCCAGGCTGGAAAGTTACGGCGTTGCTGGCGAGAAAATCAACATCGTACCGCACGGGTTGTTGTTGGAGCCGAAGGAATCAGCGCCATATACCGGAGGAGACGGGTGTGTTAATCTGCTGATGTTCGGCGGCATCACGCCTCGTAAAGGCGTAGACGTTCTGCTCCGCGCAATCGCTTTATTGCCCCAGGAAGCGCGTAATGCCTGCCGTCTGCGTGTTGTCGGAGAGCCGGGTATGCCCATGGAACCGTTATTTGATTTGGTGGATTCGCTGGGCATCTCGGAACAGGTTACATTCGATCTGCGTTTTGTTCCTGACGGCGAGGTCAACACGGTGTTGGAAAGCGCGGACATTCAGGTTTTTCCTTATCGCGTTATAGATGCTTCAGGTATTCTTACGCTGGCTATCGGCGTAGGCAGGACGATCGTTGCTTCCAAACTTGGAATGTTTGATGAACTGCTGCGTGACGGGACTCACGGCGCATTGGTGCAGCCGGATGACCCTCAGGCGTTAGCTGCGGCCTTGTATCCCTTTATTATGGATACCTCATCTCGTGTACGTGCCGCGCAGGCTGTAAGGGCTTTGGCAAATTCTATTCCTGACTGGTCGGGTATCGCACGGCTTACGCAGGAAGTTTATTCCCGCGCAAAACTTAATCCCGCGTAGTTGACCCGAATTCGTTCCCAGCCGGCATTACGGATGTCGCAAAGAGGGTGAGATGCCGGTAATCACACCTTAGCCTTCATGAGGCTAAGGTACGTTTTTTCGTACTTTTCCGACATGCGGCGTGCGCTGAAGCGCGATTCGATTTCTCTCGCCGCGTTCCGCGATATGCGTTCCGCAAGCCCTCCGTCATCCAATAACGCCTTTACGGATTCGACTATCGCTACCGGGTCTCTCGGTTTTATCAGGAGCCCTGTTCTCGAATCCTCGATTATCTCTCCTATGCCACCGACGTCGGATGCTATAACAGGTACACCCGCCGCCATGGCTTCAAGTATTACCATAGGGGTTCCCTCAGTTAACGAGGGCAGAAGCAGCATGTCCATGTCAAGCAGAATGTCCGTGGCGTCTTTCCTCCAGCCGAGGACAATGATTCGGTCCCTTAGCTTTCTCGATTCGACGAAGTTCTCCGTTTCTTTTTTTAATATACCTTCGCCGATCAATACAAAATATACGTCTCTCGTCGATCGGCATATCCTGTCGGCCGCCTCCAGTAGGTACGTTATCCCTTTTTCCGGGCCCAGGCGCCCGATAAAGCCTACCACCCTCGAGTCCTCTGAGATGTTTAAGCTCTGTCTCAGTGAACCTATCTCAGCCCCCGAGAACGACGAAACGTCAATACCGTTGTGGATTACCTCTATTTTTCGTTCGGGGACATGCAGTTCGATGAGTTTTTTCTTCGTATACTCGGAAACGGCTACAACTCTGTCGAAATATCTCAAAGACATGTCTCCCAAGCGTTCGTAAAAACTGGTTCTTGACGTCGCGTCAGTGGACCCGTGCTTCGTCGATACGATAACAGGCCCTTTAAGTGTTCTTTTCAATGTCGCGAGAAATATATCGCCTTTATAGCCGTGGGAATGTAGTATGTGAGGCGAGGTTCGCAGGCATATGCTCCTTAGTGTCAGAAACGCGCCTGTATCCAGCCTGCTCCGTGAGTCGACGACATGAACAGGTATCCGGCTGTCGTTAAGGAGTTCGAGGAACGAATTCCGGCCTGGCCTCTTGAAATATACCACCTCGAGACTCATGGATGATTTGATCTGCTCGCAGGCAAGGTTGCATATAACCCTTTCCGCCCCGTATATCTCGCCCCCTCCGGTGTAAACGTGCAGTATTTTCATTCCGGTTCGTGGATGCCTACTTTCCCGCTAAGAGAAACTTGCGGTAGCCGTCGATCTTCCCTTTAATACCGTACAGGTAATCGGTTTTAAAAGAAAGGAGCGATGCGCCGAGGAGCAGGAGCGCCTCCAATGCCTCGCGCAGAAAAAAACAGAATCTGAACTTAAAATTTTTTTTCCAGAAGTAGATGTGGTTGTAATTCTTATAGTAGATCGAGAACCTGTCTCTCCTGGTTATTCCGACAAAGTGGTGGGCAGTCGTCGCCGGATCGTATATAAGCTTCCGGTTCCTGCCTGCCCTGACGGAGAAATCCGTTTCCTCTCTGTAGCAATTGCCCCCGTAACTCTCGTCGAAATCTATGCTTCTCACGGCTCCGAGTTTATAGGCAACGATGCCGGGTAGGTGCATGACTTCACACCTCCACGGGCTGTCAAGTCTCGAAGAGACGAAGCCGCAATCCGTGATAGTCCCGACCCTGTCCGTCCCGAATAGATATTTTATCACGTTAAGTCCGGCCTCTTCGAATTTCCTCAGCCTGCCGCTGTCTCTATAGTGTATTATCCTGCCCGTGAATCCGCCGTTTTCACTGTCTCCTAGATTCTTTCTGGCGACCTCGATCCAGTT
This DNA window, taken from Thermodesulfobacteriota bacterium, encodes the following:
- a CDS encoding glycosyltransferase: MKIALIDPSVYTWLYDVRLAQGLASIGHDVAIYGSELPKPFTGTDRRFLKRHFYPGLAHPAIHKLPKRAFLVLKGISHIESMIRLLWVLHRVRPDVIHFQWAPLAVVDMRFIPLFRCIAPIVLTVHDSIPFNNNARTRLQYLGAVEIMKLFDQLIVHTVSARARLESYGVAGEKINIVPHGLLLEPKESAPYTGGDGCVNLLMFGGITPRKGVDVLLRAIALLPQEARNACRLRVVGEPGMPMEPLFDLVDSLGISEQVTFDLRFVPDGEVNTVLESADIQVFPYRVIDASGILTLAIGVGRTIVASKLGMFDELLRDGTHGALVQPDDPQALAAALYPFIMDTSSRVRAAQAVRALANSIPDWSGIARLTQEVYSRAKLNPA
- a CDS encoding glycosyltransferase family 4 protein translates to MKILHVYTGGGEIYGAERVICNLACEQIKSSMSLEVVYFKRPGRNSFLELLNDSRIPVHVVDSRSRLDTGAFLTLRSICLRTSPHILHSHGYKGDIFLATLKRTLKGPVIVSTKHGSTDATSRTSFYERLGDMSLRYFDRVVAVSEYTKKKLIELHVPERKIEVIHNGIDVSSFSGAEIGSLRQSLNISEDSRVVGFIGRLGPEKGITYLLEAADRICRSTRDVYFVLIGEGILKKETENFVESRKLRDRIIVLGWRKDATDILLDMDMLLLPSLTEGTPMVILEAMAAGVPVIASDVGGIGEIIEDSRTGLLIKPRDPVAIVESVKALLDDGGLAERISRNAAREIESRFSARRMSEKYEKTYLSLMKAKV
- a CDS encoding glycosyltransferase, whose translation is MRTYAAIPTLFTREKLRDVIASLENQTVKPDKIVLITPKGELPEDWREFLSKHVEIEVHYLEDYTRQEVLNKKKNSMVASRNHALSKARETMSDEDLVIFLDDDGPLDPNWIEVARKNLGDSENGGFTGRIIHYRDSGRLRKFEEAGLNVIKYLFGTDRVGTITDCGFVSSRLDSPWRCEVMHLPGIVAYKLGAVRSIDFDESYGGNCYREETDFSVRAGRNRKLIYDPATTAHHFVGITRRDRFSIYYKNYNHIYFWKKNFKFRFCFFLREALEALLLLGASLLSFKTDYLYGIKGKIDGYRKFLLAGK